In Actinomadura luteofluorescens, the sequence CGCCAGCCACAAGTCCCCAGACCTACCGTCCGCCGCCGCGTGGGATGAGGCTGCGGAGGCGTGGGGGGTGGCGGACGGTGGAGCGGCCGAAAGGATGGTGGCGGTCATGGTGACGAGGCCGGTTATCAAGGCGGTTTTCGTGCGCACGAACACCCTCATCAGCGCTCCAGAGGAAAACATGTGATGCCAGGAAACAGAGACCATGTTGAAATGTGCAAAAGGTCTCTGAGGCTGGCCGCGTGGTGAATAATAGGTGCCCGGCATATCGTGGCAGGTGGTAAGCGCGCCCCGTTATGCCGGGCACCCGCTACGTCACTCAGTGGAGGTAACGCATCCGCCCCACCTCCCTTCTGTCAAGACGGATCCCAGGTCTGTCAGTTGAGGCGGACTTTGAGTCGAGCCACGCCTCGCAGGGTGAGGTTCCGGTGGTAGACGGGCTCGTCGGCGAGGCGGATGCCTGGGAACTCGGTCGCGAGCAGGCCGAGGACGACCTGTGCCTGGAGGACCGCCAGCGACTGACCGAGGCACGAGTGGGCGCCCCGGCCGAATCCCAGATGCGGGTTGGGGTGGCGGGCGAAGTCCAGCTCGTCGGGCTCGGCGAACTTGGCCGGGTCCCGGTTCGCGGCGGCGAGCAGCAGCGTCACCGCCTCGCCGGGCGCGATGACATGGCCGCCGATGCGCGTCTCCCGTACACACGCCCGCGCGTCGGCCTGCACCGGCGTCACGTACCGGACCAGTTCCTCCACCGCGAGTGACAGGTCAGCCCGGGTGAAACGTGCCAAATTGTCAGGCGAGTTCAGCAGGACGACCAGGGCGTTGCTGAGCAGCCGCCCCGCCGATTCGAACCCGGCGTGCAGGACGGCCCGCAGGGTGTTCAGCAGCACCGGGCGCGCGATGCCGGAGCCGGGCGCCTTGGCCGCCACATGCGCCACCAGCCCGTCCGCCGGCGGGTCGTCCAGCCACCGGCCGGTGTATTCGGCCAGTTCAGAGCGGGCCTGCACGGCGGGTCCGCCGGTCTGCGGCCAGATCCCGGCGTCCATGCCGTCCACGATCGTCTGCGACACGGGCAGGAACCACGCGGCGTCGATGGGCGGCACCCCGAGCACCGCGGTGATGGTGTCCAGTGCGAGCGGCGCGGTGAGGTCGGACACGCAGTCGAACTCCCCGGCCGCGCGCAGCCGCTCGGCTCGGGCGCGGACCTGCGCGGCGATGCGCTCGCGCAGCATGCCCGGGTCGAGACCACGGACCGCGTCGACCATGAAGTGCCGGATGTCCGTGTGCTCGGGCGGG encodes:
- a CDS encoding cytochrome P450, which gives rise to MSEAPVADPAAGLAEPAALLDPYSLFGRLRESSPVYRSAFLDSWVVTRYDDCAAVLRDTESFASDWRRIGEAVPEPLLSIQSLDPPEHTDIRHFMVDAVRGLDPGMLRERIAAQVRARAERLRAAGEFDCVSDLTAPLALDTITAVLGVPPIDAAWFLPVSQTIVDGMDAGIWPQTGGPAVQARSELAEYTGRWLDDPPADGLVAHVAAKAPGSGIARPVLLNTLRAVLHAGFESAGRLLSNALVVLLNSPDNLARFTRADLSLAVEELVRYVTPVQADARACVRETRIGGHVIAPGEAVTLLLAAANRDPAKFAEPDELDFARHPNPHLGFGRGAHSCLGQSLAVLQAQVVLGLLATEFPGIRLADEPVYHRNLTLRGVARLKVRLN